ACTTGGACCATCCTCATCGACGCATGAGGTGATCAGAAATCTTGCTCTCGCGGGAGCGGATGTCTTCCGGTTCAATTTCTCCCATGGCACTCATGACGATCATGCCGCCCGTTACCGGATTGTGCGTGAGGTCGAGCAGGAAATCGGACGACCTCTTGGCGTTCTTGCCGACATGCAGGGGCCTAAATTGCGGGTGGGCCGTTTTGCGGATGGGAAGGTTCTGCTGGAGACGGGCAGGCCATTCCGTCTGGATCTCAGCGAAACACCGGGTGACGCTTCACGGGTCGGACTGCCGCATCCGGAAATCATTTCCGTGGCGAAAGAGGGCTCGATCCTTCTGCTGGATGACGGCAAGCTGAAGCTGGTCATCAGAAAAGTCGGCGACGATTTTCTGGAGACGGAAGTTCTGGTCGGCGGTCCGCTCAGTAACCACAAGGGGGTCAATGTCCCCGACCTTGTGCTGCCCATTCCCGCCCTGACCGCAAAGGATCGGGACGATCTCGCCTTCGCGCTGGAGATGGGAGCGGATTTCATCGCCCTGTCCTTCGTGCAGCGCCCGGAAGATGTTCTGGAAGCGCGAGGTCTGGTGCAGGGGCGGGCGTGGCTGGTGTCCAAGCTGGAAAAACCGCAGGCGCTGGATAATCTTGCGGCCATTCTCGACGCTTCCGATGCCGTCATGGTGGCGCGTGGTGATCTGGGTGTGGAACTGCCGCCGGAGGTGGTGCCACTGGCGCAGAAGCGGATCATTCGCGAGGCCCGTCTGCTCGGCAAGCCGGTGATCGTGGCGACCCAGATGCTGGAGAGCATGATTGCGGCCCCGACACCCACCCGCGCCGAAGCCTCGGATGTTGCCACCGCTGTCTTTGACGGAGCTGACGCCGTGATGCTGTCCGCAGAGTCCGCCGCCGGTCAGTATCCATGTGAAGCCGTGACGATCATGAACCGGATTCTGGAGCAGGTGGAATCGGATGAAGGCTGGCGCATGATCATGCAGGCCAGTCGTCTGGCTCCCGAACATTATATCGCTGACGCCATTGCCCATGCCGCCCAGCAGGTCGCCACCACGCTGGGAGTCCCGGCCATTGTCGCCTACACCCATGCGGGACCGACGGCTTTGCGTATCGCCCGTGAGCGGCCGATCGCCCGTGTGCTCGGCCTGACGCCAACCATTGCGACGGCCCGGCGACTGGTTCTGGTCTGGGGAGTGCAGTCTTTTGTCACGCCGGCCGACAAACC
The Acetobacter aceti genome window above contains:
- the pyk gene encoding pyruvate kinase; the protein is MAVAQCRTKIVATLGPSSSTHEVIRNLALAGADVFRFNFSHGTHDDHAARYRIVREVEQEIGRPLGVLADMQGPKLRVGRFADGKVLLETGRPFRLDLSETPGDASRVGLPHPEIISVAKEGSILLLDDGKLKLVIRKVGDDFLETEVLVGGPLSNHKGVNVPDLVLPIPALTAKDRDDLAFALEMGADFIALSFVQRPEDVLEARGLVQGRAWLVSKLEKPQALDNLAAILDASDAVMVARGDLGVELPPEVVPLAQKRIIREARLLGKPVIVATQMLESMIAAPTPTRAEASDVATAVFDGADAVMLSAESAAGQYPCEAVTIMNRILEQVESDEGWRMIMQASRLAPEHYIADAIAHAAQQVATTLGVPAIVAYTHAGPTALRIARERPIARVLGLTPTIATARRLVLVWGVQSFVTPADKPVRDTEAMVSLALEAALKSHVASPGNMIVITAGVPFGISGSTNTIRVAKIPEA